In one Cytobacillus sp. IB215665 genomic region, the following are encoded:
- a CDS encoding acid-soluble spore protein N, protein MAKQFNDKRSHYTPNHIGTQPRGFGGNKGKKMQDQSGEKPDVIQTKGE, encoded by the coding sequence ATGGCTAAACAGTTTAATGATAAACGTAGTCATTATACACCAAATCATATCGGAACTCAGCCCAGAGGCTTTGGTGGTAATAAAGGAAAAAAAATGCAAGATCAATCTGGTGAAAAACCAGATGTCATACAAACAAAAGGTGAATGA
- a CDS encoding FbpB family small basic protein, translated as MRKLRKIKKVTFEELVRENKKELLKDQEALEKIELKLEQKMIRKIQ; from the coding sequence GTGAGAAAATTGCGAAAAATTAAAAAAGTAACTTTTGAGGAATTGGTACGAGAAAATAAAAAAGAATTATTAAAAGATCAAGAGGCATTAGAGAAAATTGAATTAAAGCTCGAACAAAAAATGATCAGAAAAATCCAATAG
- a CDS encoding TlpA disulfide reductase family protein has protein sequence MKKIIAGILIIVFIGVSIWQVVSAGKNGSIEEVGKQFGNDTEIVDVDEKTSNAEAAVEGIAVGNKAPDFELPTLNGESIKLSALQGKKVIVNFWATWCPPCKEEIPDFQLFHEEYGSDVVILAVNVDPEYDVESFVDEYNMTFPVLLDEDDNANRIFQVLSIPTTYFIDSNGIIRNKFVGQLSYEKMEEFVDDMN, from the coding sequence ATGAAAAAAATAATAGCTGGGATCTTAATAATAGTCTTTATAGGAGTAAGTATTTGGCAAGTAGTATCTGCTGGAAAAAATGGTAGCATTGAAGAAGTTGGCAAACAGTTTGGAAATGATACTGAAATCGTTGATGTTGATGAAAAAACTAGTAACGCAGAGGCTGCTGTTGAAGGTATTGCAGTAGGAAATAAGGCTCCTGATTTTGAATTACCTACTTTAAATGGAGAATCAATAAAGCTCTCAGCCCTGCAAGGAAAAAAAGTAATAGTGAACTTTTGGGCAACTTGGTGTCCGCCATGTAAAGAAGAGATACCTGATTTTCAATTGTTTCATGAAGAGTACGGCTCTGATGTTGTGATCTTAGCGGTAAATGTTGATCCAGAATATGATGTTGAAAGTTTTGTGGATGAATATAATATGACTTTTCCTGTTCTGTTAGATGAAGATGATAATGCAAATAGGATCTTTCAAGTATTATCAATTCCGACAACGTATTTTATTGATAGTAATGGGATAATTAGAAATAAGTTTGTGGGTCAACTGTCTTATGAAAAGATGGAAGAGTTTGTTGATGATATGAATTAG
- a CDS encoding NADP-dependent oxidoreductase has product MRSEEIQLASRPQGVPNNDNFNFVEINLPALNSGEVLLKTLYLSVDPYMRGRMREGKSYAAPYELHQPIVGGVISEVMESKSEKLIKGDIVVGFQKWARNQVVHESELQKIDPSLAPISTALGILGMTGLTAYFGLLDIGEPKEGETVVVSGAAGAVGMIVGQIAKIKGARTVGIAGSQDKIDYLVNELKFDEAINYKSEHFKDELANACANGVDVYFENVGGNVSDEVFKHLNVHSRIPVCGAISAYNLQEDIGPRIQTTLIKNRTLMKGFLVGDYAHRASEGVLQLAQWLKEGKLKYEETIIEGFENTPEAFIGLFKGTNLGKLLVKVAEPSDH; this is encoded by the coding sequence ATGCGTAGTGAAGAAATTCAACTAGCTTCAAGGCCACAAGGTGTTCCAAACAATGATAACTTTAATTTTGTAGAAATTAATTTACCCGCTCTCAATTCTGGGGAAGTCCTTTTAAAAACTTTATACTTATCTGTAGATCCATATATGAGAGGAAGAATGAGGGAAGGGAAGTCTTATGCTGCCCCATATGAACTGCATCAACCAATCGTCGGTGGTGTCATAAGTGAAGTAATGGAATCAAAGTCAGAGAAATTGATAAAAGGGGATATCGTTGTAGGTTTTCAGAAATGGGCTAGAAATCAAGTTGTTCATGAATCAGAGCTCCAGAAAATTGATCCATCCCTTGCACCAATTTCGACTGCGTTAGGAATTCTCGGTATGACTGGCTTAACCGCATATTTTGGTTTACTGGACATTGGTGAACCGAAAGAAGGAGAGACTGTTGTTGTATCGGGGGCTGCAGGGGCTGTTGGTATGATCGTTGGGCAGATTGCGAAGATCAAAGGCGCTCGTACAGTTGGGATAGCAGGTTCTCAAGATAAAATCGACTACCTAGTAAATGAACTTAAATTTGATGAAGCTATAAACTATAAGAGTGAACATTTCAAAGATGAATTAGCAAACGCATGTGCAAATGGGGTAGATGTCTACTTTGAAAATGTTGGAGGAAATGTGTCTGATGAAGTATTTAAACATTTAAATGTACATTCACGCATCCCAGTGTGTGGAGCGATTTCTGCATATAATTTGCAAGAAGACATTGGACCTCGCATTCAAACTACTTTAATTAAAAACCGCACCTTAATGAAAGGGTTTCTAGTAGGTGATTATGCACATCGTGCTAGTGAAGGGGTCCTACAATTAGCACAATGGTTAAAAGAAGGAAAATTAAAATATGAAGAAACGATTATCGAAGGGTTTGAAAATACACCTGAAGCATTTATTGGCTTATTTAAAGGTACAAACTTAGGCAAATTATTAGTGAAAGTTGCTGAACCGTCAGATCATTAA